GGGGAAGATAGAATGCGTTGggaagaagtggggggggggggggcggggaggggggagtaaGGAGAGTAGCTGAAAAGATCTCAGAAGAAGAACACATTTAGGTATTCCCCCAAAGTAAAGGATGAGAGAAGATAGAAGGGGTTAATTATTGTGAATTTTCTTGTGAATTGAGCCAGGatttgagcagggaggggagaagctGATGAAGAATATACCAGGAGCTTCCAATTAGAAGGGTGGTTTAAAGAAATACACTGTGCCCTGGCTCTTCCCAGTCAAACAGGTGTTCAAGGAGCTGGAGTTTCTGGGTTGGTATACCACCGGGGGGCCGCCTGACCCCTCTGACATCCACGTCCATAAGCAGGTAACATGCTCACGCGCGCGTGCTGGGGCAGAGCATGAGGGTGAGGGGAAGAAAGATGGGCGTTTAACACGTGTGTCCACTGCCCCCTCTTCCAGGTGTGCGAGATAATCGAGAGCCCTCTCTTTCTTAAGTTGAACCCTATGACCAAACACACAGATGTGAGTAATACTGATCCCGAGCTCCCTGTGTCCTGCTTGTCGATCACTGTGCCTATTTTTTTTAtcctcctcctctgttctctgtacATCTGTTGGGTTAAGTCTTCACTTGGGGTGAACTCTCccgcttaccagctgtgtgactttgggttagTCTTTTAACCGCAACTGTTTTTTTGCCTCACGTGGAAGATGAGGATAATCCCTACATCAGTGGGTCCTCGGGAAGATTAGATGAGAACATCTGTGGAAGAGCTCGGCCTGGCTTTTGGCATATAGTGGAAGCTCGGGTGTGCTTGATGTCGATAAGAGCTGTTCTCCATTGCTTCCTTACAGCTTCCCGTCAGTGTTTTTGAGTCTGTCATCGATATAATCAATGGAGAGGTAATGCCCGACCCTTTAACCCTCAAGACATTGCTCCTGGCCTTTTTCTGCTTCTCACTGTCCCTTGGCACTCCGCAGGCCACAATGCTGTTTGCTGAGCTGACCTACACTCTGGCCACAGAGGAAGCTGAACGCATCGGTGTAGACCACGTAGCCCGAATGACAGCCACAGGCAGCGGGGAGAACTCCACTGGTAATGAAGGCTGGAAGAGCTCCTTCAGCAGTTGGGGTGGAAACTGTTGCCATGTGCTTTTTCAACCTTggcctctccccatctccctgcaGTGGCTGAACACCTGATAGCGCAACACAGTGCCATCAAGATGCTGCACAGCCGGGTCAAGCTCATCTTGGAATACGTCAAGGCCTCTGAAGCAGGTAGGACAGATGAACcgcttttcctctccctctcggGGAAGTGACCGCATCCACATTAATGCAGTCTTTCTGTGCCTTTAGGGGAGGTCCCCTTTAATCATGAGATCCTGCGGGAGGCCTATGCTCTGTGTCACTGCCTTCCAGTGCTCAGCACAGACAAGTTCAAGACAGACTTCTACGATGTGAGTATAAAAccgagggtgggtggggaggtggggctgaTGGATGTAACTT
This sequence is a window from Prionailurus viverrinus isolate Anna chromosome E3, UM_Priviv_1.0, whole genome shotgun sequence. Protein-coding genes within it:
- the COPS6 gene encoding COP9 signalosome complex subunit 6 isoform X2, encoding MAAAANGTGGSSGMEVDAAVPSVMASGVTGSVSVALHPLVILNISDHWIRMRSQEGRPMQVIGALIGKQEGRNIEVMNSFELLSHTVEEKIIIDKEYYYTKEEQFKQVFKELEFLGWYTTGGPPDPSDIHVHKQVCEIIESPLFLKLNPMTKHTDLPVSVFESVIDIINGEATMLFAELTYTLATEEAERIGVDHVARMTATGSGENSTVAEHLIAQHSAIKMLHSRVKLILEYVKASEAGEVPFNHEILREAYALCHCLPVLSTDKFKTDFYDQCNDVGLMAYLGTITKTCNTMNQFVNKFNVLYDRQGIGRRMRGLFF